A region from the Chrysoperla carnea chromosome 4, inChrCarn1.1, whole genome shotgun sequence genome encodes:
- the LOC123297772 gene encoding clotting factor C-like: MFTWSVLIIILSYSTQCWTHGSLYTDAGKSEKTCKPLKSFSVDIKCNRNGLEVDCTKPVLNGTTAEISCKPFFHFPPYDNIPSFYNRLACVDGLWDYNLLPCIPICGKKNEKSKRVRRIIGGGNTGIGEYPWHVGIYSKRTIRKKTVYSQICGGSIINPKVVITVAHCFESKDPKNYGVGAGKYYRPWKDNRDENAQLRNVEQIFIPESYKGLSNNFANDVAILVVNDPFVFDNFVRPVCVDWTTNTKKDLLKMGSIGFVPGWGVDQEGGKKSAVLKDIQLPFVPYDECYSKSDQNFRPIVNLADKFCAGRTDGQNICKGDSGGGLAFQGHDVHHSGEIFYLMGISSIGPSKTGSCDPTKYTTFTKLSHHAKWAQNIIKIHTSAYKDFNGWSLDS, encoded by the exons atgtttacatggagtgttcttattattattttaa GCTATAGTACACAATGTTGGACTCATGGTTCACTCTATAC CGATGCAGGGAAATCAGAAAAAACTTGCAAGCCGTTAAAATCATTCTCAGTGGACAtaaaatgtaatagaaatggATTGGAAGTTGATTGTACAAAACCAGTTTTAAATGGTACAACTGCAGAAATTTCATGCAagccattttttcattttccaccATACGATAATATACCATCTTTCTATAATCGTTTAGCGTGCGTGGATGGTTTATGGGATTACAATTTGTTACCATGCATTCCaa TTTGTggtaaaaaaaacgaaaaaagtaaaAGAGTACGAAGAATTATTGGAGGTGGTAATACTGGAATTGGAGAATATCCTTGGCATGTTGGCATCTACAGCAAAAGAACTATAAGGAAAAAAACCGTATATTCTCAGATTTGTGGTGGATCTATTATTAACCCGAAGGTGGTTATCACAG tcgCTCATTGTTTCGAAAGTAAGGATCCTAAAAACTACGGCGTTGGTGCTGGGAAATATTATAGACCATGGAAAGACAATAGAGATGAAAACGCTCAATTGAgaaat gttgaacaaatttttattccgGAGTCATATAAAGGTCTATCAAATAACTTTGCCAACGATGTAGCAATATTAGTTGTGAATGATCCATTTGTATTTGATAACTTTGTCCGGCCAGTTTGTGTAGATTGGACTACTAACACTAAAAAGGACCTTCTTAAAATGGGATCGATAGGATTT GTTCCTGGTTGGGGTGTGGACCAAGAAGGGGGCAAAAAAAGTGCAGTATTAAAAGATATTCAGTTACCATTTGTGCCATATGACGAATGTTATAGTAAATCTGATCAAAATTTTCGACCAATTGTAAATTTGGCTGATAAATTTTGTGCAGGACGAACTGATG GTCAAAATATTTGCAAAGGTGATAGTGGTGGAGGTTTAGCATTCCAGGGGCATGATGTACATCATTCgggagaaattttttatttaatgggtATTTCCAGTATTGGACCCAGCAAGACTGGAAGTTGTGATCCTACGAAATATACCACATTTACAAAACTTTCGCACCATGCAAAATGGGCtcagaatataattaaaatccaCACATCAGCTTATAAAGATTTCAATGGGTGGAGCCTAGacagctag